Proteins from one Neodiprion fabricii isolate iyNeoFabr1 chromosome 5, iyNeoFabr1.1, whole genome shotgun sequence genomic window:
- the LOC124182155 gene encoding phosphatidylserine synthase isoform X1 — translation MTSNELPEGTSLRNRLQGREENLNKNRNLSESNDGYKLTQGTDSFSKINERPVDDISIEFFYKPHTITLLLISIGAVIYFAFVRDAANVEDNIWAGILCVVFFFLIISVLTFPNGPFTRPHPAVWRIVFGCSVLYLMGLLFMLFQNYETVRRILVWIDPGLSSFRIDMDKEYGVNCSDISLEKIWNHMDVFALAHFLGWTFKAVLIRHLGILWAISIMWEVTEIAFAHLLPNFVECWWDALILDVILCNGLGIWVGLKICACLEMREYKWVSIRDIESTTGKLKRAVLQFTPGSWTSVRWLDPNCTYMRFVALSQLVIFWQISELNTFFLKHVYEFPPSHPFVVSRLALIGVIVAPSVRQYYMYVTDPSCSRVGTQCWVYGAIMVTEALLCVRHGAPVFERTQALNILLWLLCQSFISVLCVYGCVLWHQYFESGKHTSCSETGKNRTDENFSDGNLASCTRFTQTIGPVNKKAL, via the exons ATGACAAGTAACGAGTTACCTGAGGGTACCTCATTGCGAAATAGGCTACAAGgacgagaagaaaatttgaataaaaatcgtaatttatCGGAAAGCAATGATGGTTATAAATTGACTCAGGGAACTGACAGCTTCTCCAAGATCAATGAACGCCCCGTAGACGACATATCCAtcgaatttttctacaaaccTCACACCATAACCTTACTTCTCATCTCGATCGGCGCTGTTATCTACTTCGCATTTGTCAG AGATGCAGCAAACGTCGAGGACAACATCTGGGCAGGAATCTTGTGcgtcgtcttcttcttcctgatcATATCTGTGCTGACATTTCCCAACGGTCCGTTCACCAGACCACATCCAGCGGTTTGGCGAATAGTTTTTGGGTGCAGTGTCCTCTACCTGATGGGTCTGCTGTTCATGCTCTTCCAGAATTACGAGACTGTCAGGCGGATCTTGGTCTGGATAGACCCGGGCTTGTCGTCTTTCAGGATCGACATGGACAAGGAGTACGGCGTAAACTGCTCCGACATATCGTTGGAAAAGATATGGAATCACATGGATGTGTTTGCATTGGCACATTTCCTCGGATGGACTTTCAAAGCGGTGCTGATAAGGCACCTCGGAATCTTGTGGGCGATCAGTATCATGTGGGAAGTGACAGAGATTGCGTTCGCCCATCTGCTGCCCAATTTCGTTGAGTGCTGGTGGGATGCTCTGATCCTTGATGTCATCCTCTGCAATGGCCTAGGCATTTGGGTCGGACTTAAGATATGCGCCTGCCTCGAGATGCGCGAATACAAATGGGTCAGCATCAGGGACATCGAGAGCACCACTGGGAAACTGAAAAGAGCTGTGCTTCAGTTTACTCCTGGAAGCTGGACCTCCGTTAGGTGGCTCGATCCGAACTGCACCTACATGCGATTCGTGGCTTTGTCTCAGCTTGTTATCTTCTGGCAGATATCCGAGCTCAACACATTTTTCCTCAAACACGTTTACGAGTTTCCTCCGTCACATCCGTTTGTCGTTTCACGGCTTGCACTGATTGGAGTTATTGTTGCACCCTCAGTAAG GCAATACTACATGTACGTTACGGATCCATCGTGTAGCAGGGTGGGAACTCAATGCTGGGTTTATGGGGCCATAATGGTGACAGAGGCTCTCCTCTGTGTGCGTCATGGAGCGCCGGTATTCGAGCGTACACAAGCGTTAAATATTCTTCTTTGGCTTCTTTGCCAGTCGTTTATTTCTGTGCTATGTGTGTATGGCTGCGTCCTTTGGCATCAGTATTTCGAG AGTGGGAAACATACATCCTGTAGCGAAACTGGCAAGAATCGTACGGATGAGAACTTCAGCGATG GGAACTTGGCTAGCTGCACACGTTTTACACAGACTATTGGACCGGTGAATAAAAAAGCTTTGTGA
- the LOC124182155 gene encoding phosphatidylserine synthase isoform X2: protein MTSNELPEGTSLRNRLQGREENLNKNRNLSESNDGYKLTQGTDSFSKINERPVDDISIEFFYKPHTITLLLISIGAVIYFAFVRDAANVEDNIWAGILCVVFFFLIISVLTFPNGPFTRPHPAVWRIVFGCSVLYLMGLLFMLFQNYETVRRILVWIDPGLSSFRIDMDKEYGVNCSDISLEKIWNHMDVFALAHFLGWTFKAVLIRHLGILWAISIMWEVTEIAFAHLLPNFVECWWDALILDVILCNGLGIWVGLKICACLEMREYKWVSIRDIESTTGKLKRAVLQFTPGSWTSVRWLDPNCTYMRFVALSQLVIFWQISELNTFFLKHVYEFPPSHPFVVSRLALIGVIVAPSVRQYYMYVTDPSCSRVGTQCWVYGAIMVTEALLCVRHGAPVFERTQALNILLWLLCQSFISVLCVYGCVLWHQYFEGTWLAAHVLHRLLDR from the exons ATGACAAGTAACGAGTTACCTGAGGGTACCTCATTGCGAAATAGGCTACAAGgacgagaagaaaatttgaataaaaatcgtaatttatCGGAAAGCAATGATGGTTATAAATTGACTCAGGGAACTGACAGCTTCTCCAAGATCAATGAACGCCCCGTAGACGACATATCCAtcgaatttttctacaaaccTCACACCATAACCTTACTTCTCATCTCGATCGGCGCTGTTATCTACTTCGCATTTGTCAG AGATGCAGCAAACGTCGAGGACAACATCTGGGCAGGAATCTTGTGcgtcgtcttcttcttcctgatcATATCTGTGCTGACATTTCCCAACGGTCCGTTCACCAGACCACATCCAGCGGTTTGGCGAATAGTTTTTGGGTGCAGTGTCCTCTACCTGATGGGTCTGCTGTTCATGCTCTTCCAGAATTACGAGACTGTCAGGCGGATCTTGGTCTGGATAGACCCGGGCTTGTCGTCTTTCAGGATCGACATGGACAAGGAGTACGGCGTAAACTGCTCCGACATATCGTTGGAAAAGATATGGAATCACATGGATGTGTTTGCATTGGCACATTTCCTCGGATGGACTTTCAAAGCGGTGCTGATAAGGCACCTCGGAATCTTGTGGGCGATCAGTATCATGTGGGAAGTGACAGAGATTGCGTTCGCCCATCTGCTGCCCAATTTCGTTGAGTGCTGGTGGGATGCTCTGATCCTTGATGTCATCCTCTGCAATGGCCTAGGCATTTGGGTCGGACTTAAGATATGCGCCTGCCTCGAGATGCGCGAATACAAATGGGTCAGCATCAGGGACATCGAGAGCACCACTGGGAAACTGAAAAGAGCTGTGCTTCAGTTTACTCCTGGAAGCTGGACCTCCGTTAGGTGGCTCGATCCGAACTGCACCTACATGCGATTCGTGGCTTTGTCTCAGCTTGTTATCTTCTGGCAGATATCCGAGCTCAACACATTTTTCCTCAAACACGTTTACGAGTTTCCTCCGTCACATCCGTTTGTCGTTTCACGGCTTGCACTGATTGGAGTTATTGTTGCACCCTCAGTAAG GCAATACTACATGTACGTTACGGATCCATCGTGTAGCAGGGTGGGAACTCAATGCTGGGTTTATGGGGCCATAATGGTGACAGAGGCTCTCCTCTGTGTGCGTCATGGAGCGCCGGTATTCGAGCGTACACAAGCGTTAAATATTCTTCTTTGGCTTCTTTGCCAGTCGTTTATTTCTGTGCTATGTGTGTATGGCTGCGTCCTTTGGCATCAGTATTTCGAG GGAACTTGGCTAGCTGCACACGTTTTACACAGACTATTGGACCGGTGA
- the LOC124182155 gene encoding phosphatidylserine synthase isoform X3: MNQRDAANVEDNIWAGILCVVFFFLIISVLTFPNGPFTRPHPAVWRIVFGCSVLYLMGLLFMLFQNYETVRRILVWIDPGLSSFRIDMDKEYGVNCSDISLEKIWNHMDVFALAHFLGWTFKAVLIRHLGILWAISIMWEVTEIAFAHLLPNFVECWWDALILDVILCNGLGIWVGLKICACLEMREYKWVSIRDIESTTGKLKRAVLQFTPGSWTSVRWLDPNCTYMRFVALSQLVIFWQISELNTFFLKHVYEFPPSHPFVVSRLALIGVIVAPSVRQYYMYVTDPSCSRVGTQCWVYGAIMVTEALLCVRHGAPVFERTQALNILLWLLCQSFISVLCVYGCVLWHQYFESGKHTSCSETGKNRTDENFSDGNLASCTRFTQTIGPVNKKAL, from the exons ATGAATCAAAG AGATGCAGCAAACGTCGAGGACAACATCTGGGCAGGAATCTTGTGcgtcgtcttcttcttcctgatcATATCTGTGCTGACATTTCCCAACGGTCCGTTCACCAGACCACATCCAGCGGTTTGGCGAATAGTTTTTGGGTGCAGTGTCCTCTACCTGATGGGTCTGCTGTTCATGCTCTTCCAGAATTACGAGACTGTCAGGCGGATCTTGGTCTGGATAGACCCGGGCTTGTCGTCTTTCAGGATCGACATGGACAAGGAGTACGGCGTAAACTGCTCCGACATATCGTTGGAAAAGATATGGAATCACATGGATGTGTTTGCATTGGCACATTTCCTCGGATGGACTTTCAAAGCGGTGCTGATAAGGCACCTCGGAATCTTGTGGGCGATCAGTATCATGTGGGAAGTGACAGAGATTGCGTTCGCCCATCTGCTGCCCAATTTCGTTGAGTGCTGGTGGGATGCTCTGATCCTTGATGTCATCCTCTGCAATGGCCTAGGCATTTGGGTCGGACTTAAGATATGCGCCTGCCTCGAGATGCGCGAATACAAATGGGTCAGCATCAGGGACATCGAGAGCACCACTGGGAAACTGAAAAGAGCTGTGCTTCAGTTTACTCCTGGAAGCTGGACCTCCGTTAGGTGGCTCGATCCGAACTGCACCTACATGCGATTCGTGGCTTTGTCTCAGCTTGTTATCTTCTGGCAGATATCCGAGCTCAACACATTTTTCCTCAAACACGTTTACGAGTTTCCTCCGTCACATCCGTTTGTCGTTTCACGGCTTGCACTGATTGGAGTTATTGTTGCACCCTCAGTAAG GCAATACTACATGTACGTTACGGATCCATCGTGTAGCAGGGTGGGAACTCAATGCTGGGTTTATGGGGCCATAATGGTGACAGAGGCTCTCCTCTGTGTGCGTCATGGAGCGCCGGTATTCGAGCGTACACAAGCGTTAAATATTCTTCTTTGGCTTCTTTGCCAGTCGTTTATTTCTGTGCTATGTGTGTATGGCTGCGTCCTTTGGCATCAGTATTTCGAG AGTGGGAAACATACATCCTGTAGCGAAACTGGCAAGAATCGTACGGATGAGAACTTCAGCGATG GGAACTTGGCTAGCTGCACACGTTTTACACAGACTATTGGACCGGTGAATAAAAAAGCTTTGTGA